The segment GCATCGAGTCGGGAATCGACTCGCCCTCTGAGCTCGCCAACATTCTGGGAAATGCGTCGGTCGAAACAAAAAATTTCCACACCATGCACGAAGGCCTTGGATACTCGTCCGCCGATGCAGTCATACACGCGTCACCGAGTTCAATCGAGCGCTACACGCGCGAAGAGATCCAAGCCGCCGTCGACAGCCACGACCCAAAAGAAGTCGCCAAAGTGCTCTACGAGGGACGTAGTGACTTAGGCAACAGCACAACTGGCGACGGTTACAGGTATCACGGTCGCGGCTACTTTCAGTTCACCGGCCGGTACAACTACGCCACTTTTGGCGAGAAGTTTGGCGTCAATCTTGTTGACAACCCCGACCAAGCCGCTGAGCCGGAAATGG is part of the Dyella thiooxydans genome and harbors:
- a CDS encoding glycoside hydrolase family 19 protein, with the protein product MPRFNESSALLFKRCIESGIDSPSELANILGNASVETKNFHTMHEGLGYSSADAVIHASPSSIERYTREEIQAAVDSHDPKEVAKVLYEGRSDLGNSTTGDGYRYHGRGYFQFTGRYNYATFGEKFGVNLVDNPDQAAEPEMAAELAIAYWKLKVPESIARTPGRQVSASMGGPTVQMRAWHSRTSGRARSPRSL